One genomic window of Medicago truncatula cultivar Jemalong A17 chromosome 1, MtrunA17r5.0-ANR, whole genome shotgun sequence includes the following:
- the LOC25481946 gene encoding probable receptor-like protein kinase At1g80640, with the protein MFHLSSHVFIETMKMKLLFMFFLIPHKPIWILASIVHPLVPSPQISPILTSIAVSASSPDIHVGDEHQNMDSHKKKVMAFVAASTGLGAIILCLLSFWIFYIKYSSKSKKKNLQNSDGEKGLGLVPFLSKFSSVKMVGKKGCVPIIDYKQLEKATGNFKESNIIGEGGFGCVYKARLDDNLDVAIKKLNCECQYAEREFENEVDLLSKIQHPNVISLLGCSSNEDSRFIVYELMQNGSLETQLHGPSHGSALTWHMRMKIALDTARGLKYLHEHCYPAVIHRDLKSSNILLDANFNAKLSDFGLAITDGSQNKNNIKLSGTLGYVAPEYLLDGKLTDKSDVYAFGVVLLELLLGRKPVEKLTPSQCQSIVTWAMPQLTDRSKLPNIVDNVIKNTMDPKHLYQVAAVAVLCVQPEPCYRPLIADVLHSLIPLVPVELGGTLRVSQVTQQPKNSS; encoded by the exons ATGTTCCATCTATCTTCACATGTTTTCATagaaacaatgaaaatgaaGCTTCTTTTTATGTTCTTCCTTATTCCTCACAAACCCATTTGGATTCTTGCCTCTATAGTACACCCTCTTGTTCCCTCTCCTCAAATTTCAccaattcttacatcaatcgCTGTATCTGCTTCCTCTCCAG ATATTCATGTGGGGGATGAACATCAAAATATGGATTCACACAAGAAAAAGGTAATGGCTTTTGTGGCAGCTAGCACTGGACTTGGTGCTATCATTTTGTGTTTGTTAAGCTTCTGGATTTTTTACATCAAGTATTcttcaaaatccaaaaagaaaaaccttCAAAACTCAG ATGGTGAAAAAGGGCTTGGTTTAGTTCCATTTTTGAGTAAATTCAGTTCTGTGAAGATGGTTGGTAAGAAAGGGTGTGTTCCAATCATTGACTATAAGCAATTAGAAAAAGCCACTGGAAATTTCAAGGAAAGTAACATCATAGGTGAGGGTGGTTTTGGATGTGTTTACAAGGCTAGGTTGGATGATAATTTAGATGTTGCCATCAAGAAGTTGAACTGTGAATGTCAATATGCTGAGAGAGAATTTGAG AATGAGGTGGATTTGTTAAGTAAAATTCAACATCCAAATGTAATTTCTCTACTGGGCTGTAGCAGTAATGAGGATTCAAGGTTTATTGTCTATGAGTTGATGCAAAATGGATCATTGGAAACTCAATTACATg GACCATCTCATGGCTCAGCATTGACTTGGCATATGAGGATGAAGATTGCTCTTGACACAGCTAG AGGTTTAAAATATCTGCATGAGCACTGCTACCCTGCAGTGATCCATAGAGATCTGAAATCTTCTAATATTCTTTTAGATGCAAACTTCAATGCCAAG CTTTCTGATTTTGGTCTTGCAATAACTGATGGGTCCCAAAACAAGAATAACATCAAGCTTTCAGGCACATTGGGGTATGTTGCCCCGGAGTATCTTTTAGATG GTAAATTGACAGATAAAAGTGATGTGTATGCTTTTGGAGTTGTGCTTCTTGAGCTTCTATTAGGAAGAAAGCCTGTGGAAAAACTTACACCATCTCAATGCCAGTCTATTGTCACATGG GCCATGCCACAGCTCACAGACAGATCCAAGCTTCCAAACATTGTGGATAATGTGATTAAGAATACAATGGATCCTAAGCACTTATACCAG GTTGCTGCTGTGGCTGTATTATGTGTGCAGCCAGAGCCGTGTTACCGCCCTTTGATTGCAGATGTTCTACACTCCCTCATCCCTCTTGTACCTGTTGAGCTTGGAGGAACACTCAGAGTTTCACAAGTGACGCAGCAACCTAAGAATTCTAGTTAA
- the LOC25481947 gene encoding aspartate aminotransferase P2, mitochondrial, which translates to MASSSLLSSVPSHSASLSILDTNIKGKLKLGTNGLRFNNEGINNFSNLRSSGRICMAVATNVSRFEGIPMAPPDPILGVSEAFKADTSDVKLNLGVGAYRTEELQPYVLNVVKKAENLMLERGENKEYLPIEGLAAFNKATAELLLGADNPAIKQQRVATVQGLSGTGSLRLGAALIERYFPGAKVLISNPTWGNHKNIFNDARVPWSEYRYYDPKTVGLDFEGMIEDIKSAPEGTFVLLHGCAHNPTGIDPTPEQWEKIADVIQLKNHFPFFDVAYQGFASGSLDEDAASVRLFVSRGMEVLVAQSYSKNLGLYAERVGAINVISSSPESATRVKSQLKRLARPMYSNPPVHGARIVANIVGTPALFDEWKAEMEMMAGRIKTVRQALYDSISSKDKSGKDWSFILKQIGMFSFTGLNKSQSDNMTNKWHIYMTKDGRISLAGLSLAKCEYLADAIIDSYHNVS; encoded by the exons atggCATCATCTTCATTACTCTCCTCTGTACCTTCACACTCTGCTTCACTTTCGATCCTCGATACCAACATCAAG GGAAAGCTTAAGCTTGGAACCAACGGTTTGAGATTTAACAATGAAGGAATCAACAACTTCTCCAATTTAAGG TCATCTGGTCGGATCTGTATGGCTGTTGCGACTAATGTTTCTCGGTTTGAGGGTATACCAATGGCTCCTCCTGATCCAATTCTTGGAGTTTCCGAAGCATTTAAAGCAGACACGAGCGATGTCAAGCTCAATCTTGGAGTTGGGGCCTACAGAACGGAAGAACTACAACCTTATGTGCTTAATGTTGTGAAAAAG GCAGAAAATCTTATGCTGGAGAGAGGGGAAAACAAAGAG TATCTCCCCATTGAGGGTTTGGCTGCATTTAATAAGGCAACTGCAGAGTTGTTGCTCGGAGCAGACAATCCAGCAATCAAACAGCAAAGA GTTGCCACTGTCCAAGGTCTTTCAGGAACTGGTTCTCTGCGACTAGGTGCAGCTCTGATAGAACGATATTTTCCTGGAGCAAAAGTTTTGATATCAAATCCTACGTGGG GTAATCACAAGAATATTTTCAACGATGCTCGAGTACCATGGTCTGAGTACCGATACTATGACCCCAAGACAGTTGGTTTGGATTTTGAGGGCATGATAGAAGATATAAAG TCGGCTCCGGAAGGAACTTTTGTGCTACTTCATGGATGTGCACATAACCCTACTGGTATTGATCCAACCCCAGAACAGTGGGAAAAAATAGCTGATGTAATTCAACTAAAGAACCACTTTCCATTTTTTGATGTTGCTTACCAG GGTTTTGCTAGTGGAAGCCTTGATGAAGATGCGGCTTCTGTGAGATTGTTTGTGTCACGTGGCATGGAGGTTCTCGTAGCTCAGTCATACAGTAAAAACCTCGGTCTTTATGCTGAAAGGGTTGGAGCTATCAACGTCATTTCCTCCTCACCAGAATCTGCAACAAG GGTAAAGAGCCAATTGAAAAGGCTTGCTCGACCAATGTACTCTAATCCACCTGTTCACGGGGCTAGGATTGTTGCTAATATTGTTGGGACTCCAGCTCTCTTTGATGAATGGAAAGCAGAAATGGAAATGATGGCTGGAAGGATAAAAACTGTTAGACAGGCACTATATGATAGTATTTCTTCAAAAGACAAAAGTGGAAAGGATTGGTCATTCATACTTAAGCAGATAGGCATGTTCTCATTCACGGGCTTGAACAAGAGCCAG AGTGACAATATGACAAATAAGTGGCATATATACATGACAAAGGATGGAAGGATTTCCCTGGCAGGATTGTCACTGGCCAAATGTGAATACCTTGCAGATGCTATTATCGATTCATATCATAATGTCAGCTGA